A genomic stretch from Lagenorhynchus albirostris chromosome 12, mLagAlb1.1, whole genome shotgun sequence includes:
- the CD164 gene encoding sialomucin core protein 24 isoform X2 — protein MSGLFRPLLLAAGCLASLCVMTAAQNTTLAPNTTAPSVLTTTTTTTAPVPPPTLPTVTTPAPEICESRNNCVSCFDPNAANTTCFWIECKGKSYCSDNSTVSDCKVVNSTEFCTVPTATPLPTNSTAKTTTPPSPSTASTTATTSGSCKDLTREEILHRI, from the exons ATGTCGGGGCTCTTTCGCCCGCTGCTTTTGGCCGCTGGCTGCCTGGCCTCGCTTTGCGTGATGACCGCAGCTCAGAACACCACCCTGGCCCCGAACACGACTGCACCCTCGGTTCTaacgaccaccaccaccacgacaGCGCCGGTGCCGCCGCCGACCCTCCCGACGGTCACCACTCCAGCACCAG AAATCTGTGAAAGCCGCAACAACTGTGTTTCCTGTTTTGACCCTAATGCTGCTAACACTACCTGCTTTTGGATAGAGTGTAAAG GTAAAAGCTACTGTTCAGATAATTCAACAGTTAGTGATTGCAAGGTGGTGAACAGCACCGAATTCTGTACTG tgccCACTGCCACACCATTGCCAACCAATTCTACAG CTAAAACCACAACTCCGCCTTCCCCTTCTACAGCTTCCACCACAGCTACTACATCAG